In Mytilus edulis chromosome 6, xbMytEdul2.2, whole genome shotgun sequence, the following proteins share a genomic window:
- the LOC139526505 gene encoding hatching enzyme-like, translating into MLSSLSQEYLQKFGYMEKQNVTERTGGTFGSAPSSAVSLREFQRWNSLTVTGTLDDATMELMNRPRCGLPDPKIPMGEVKPFVLGPKWNKKSLTYRITSTTSDLSAAPARSELARAFKFWTDVADIEITETSGSNSDIVISFETGDHNDGSPFDGAGGVLAHAFFPTGGVCHFDEGETWVINSTGIDLFTVGAHEIGHLLGLDHSNDRAALMYPFYGGFVADYTIPADDRAAIVAHYGARTTSDGVTESQSAMTTEATNDMVTKGSTSSASQVISGHRVISLIMLTILYHFDVFNIS; encoded by the exons ATGCTCTCATCTCTTTCACAGGAATACCTACAGAAATTTGGATACATGGAAAAACAAAATGTCACTGAAAGAACTGGCGGGACATTTGGTTCTGCTCCAAGCAGTGCAGTGTCGCTTAG ggaATTTCAACGATGGAATAGCTTAACCGTAACCGGCACTCTTGACGATGCGACAATGGAGTTGATGAACAGACCACGTTGTGGCCTTCCAGACCCTAAAATACCTATGGGAGAGGTCAAACCTTTCGTATTAG gtCCGAAATGGAACAAAAAGTCTCTCACATACAGAATAACAAGTACTACATCTGATTTATCCGCAGCTCCAGCcag gtctgagcTTGCTAGAGCATTCAAATTCTGGACAGATGTAGCAGATATTGAGATTACAGAAACTTCTGGTTCTAACAGTGACATTGTAATATCGTTTGAAACTGGGGATCATAATGATGGTTCTCCTTTTGATGGAGCAG GTGGAGTCTTAGCTCACGCATTCTTCCCGACAGGTGGAGTGTGCCATTTTGATGAAGGTGAAACATGGGTGATTAATAGTACAGGAATAGACCTTTTTACTGTTGGTGCGCATGAAATAGGACATCTCTTGGGACTTGACCATTCTAATGATCGAGCAGCTTTAATGTATCCATTTTATGGAGGATTTGTAGCAGATTATACCATACCAGCAGACGATAGAGCCGCCATTGTTGCTCACTACG GTGCAAGAACTACAAGCGATGGCGTCACTGAAAGCCAAAGTGCTATGACTACAGAAGCAACCAATGATATGGTCACGAAAGGTTCAACCAGTTCAGCATCACAAGTAATAAGTGGACATCGCGTCATCTCACTCATCATGCTAACTATCTTGTATCATTTTGACGTCTTCAACATTTCATAG